The following is a genomic window from Falco cherrug isolate bFalChe1 chromosome 9, bFalChe1.pri, whole genome shotgun sequence.
aGATTGTTTGGCTCAGAGTATTTCCCTACCAAGACTCTAAATTCTTCCCAGAAGATTACAAAGCAGTTAGTTTCAGGCTGctcaatgaaaaagaaaaatacaaaaaaaatctcttttgagTTATGGCTATGCAGCCAAACAAGCAGGCAAATTTTCTCTAATTATTTCCCAGTTTTCACTATTATTTCAAAAGTTACCATCTATAATTAGTCTACACAGAGCACCATCAGGTAGTACCTGTGTTATAGCTCAAGCAGTTTAAGAGGTTGATGCTCTACCTGTGGTACCCAGCCATTTGAACATTTCTAATCCATCATGCTTTAACTCGTGATTTTTCTGTCAAATGGATCAGCCATGAATGGCCAGGTATCTTCTCAGCTGAGAACCCTAACAACTTCTTAAATGACTCTAGCTGTAAAGCAGCACTTGTCTGTGACCCCCCGCTAGGAAGCcctattttaaatactgtaatcctttcctctttttccttccatcagAGGCATGGGATggaatgaaaaggaggaaaacctcTAAGGCAAGAGTCCAAAAGAGGTGCTCAGCTTCCACTTGAGCTTTAAAATACCTCTTCCGTTACATACTAAGGCTACTACATCAGATTTTCCCAGACACCCTTTTTTATACCTAGACACTTTCAAGTAGAAAGAAGAGAACTTGTCCATTTATTTGGGATTTCCAGGTATCAGGCAGTACAGAGCAAGAGCAGTATCTGACAGGCTGACATACCTGGAAGCCCAGAATGAGCACTCAGACCAACTGCATGTTCAGTGTATCCCTGTGTAGACCAGCACATCCAAACTGTGCTGGTTTTACAGCgtgtgtgctgctgcctgtgttcCAGAGCCCAGGAAGACAAGTCAGAACAAGAATAGAGCTGTCTGACACGTGGAGCCTGCAGGACAAGCAGTCACTATACCAATGTCTGGCACAGCCTGGACACACAGCCCCACGCTACTTGTATATACACTCACGTTGTGATATGAAATACAGGAGCCATATATACAAAGTTATAGTTGGGGAAAGATAATAACACCAGGAATGTTCCCAAATGTGCCTCCATATGTTCCTGGTTAAGCTCCGATATTCTGCATTGTATCACGGTAAATATGGCATTCACTCTTATACCTTTaatttttccatataaaatatCAGGTATACCTATCTGTATggcaaacacagtatttttgaaTTGGTCCATAACACTGCAGTGcatcaaaatcagattttgagCATTTGTTCAGCAGCtgctaaatgaaaaagaaagttttctgtaGCTGGTGGAAATCGCTTTAGTTTCAGAGCCTCAGAGTTAAGGGTTGGTTTTTCATTGCCATCGGAAACTTCAGTAAGTGAGGCTAAAGTAGCCaagatttcttttgtcttcacagaaatatccttgaatgaacagaaaaacaagcaacCATGAATACAGTATTAGGTAATACAATGTTTTAACATAcacttgctaaaaaaaaaaaaataaaatccaatacagaacaaaaaagaaaataattataaatagTTAACTTTAAATAAAGACCCCATTTCTTTTAAGGCAAACTTGCAACAGTTCTTCAGCCTGCCATTGTGTGATGTTGAATAAAGGGAGCACAGCGACTCCGCAGGCTCATCTCGCTAATGTAACTGAGGTCTTTTTACCCAGTCACTGAGTTGTGAAATGTCTAATGATCTATTAGATAGAGGAGGAAGTGAGAACACCTATCATCATAAAAATTAGGCTTTATAGCTGAGAAGCCCTATCTCAGTAGGACTTTTTCAAAGGTATTGACAGTACTATTGGCAAGGTAGTGAGCAAAGTACATACTCTGTAGGATAAAACTGGAAACTAATTTTACTGGAAGTCTTATATCAATACAATTTCTGAAGTATCTTATATCAATACAAGAACTTCTGAAGCAACATGGTTACCCGAGAGATAATATAAACCAAGTCTGTCATCCTTAAACACCtgtacaaagaacaaaaatgctCATTTGTAAaaaggcagagagcagaagagTGATTCTTAGGGACAATCACCTCCTACTCCCCTGCTTCTGTCAAGATTTAGCAATAGAAGTAATTTAactaaatttcaaaataaaatttgtttaaaaatattaacctTAATGACTTGGCTGTCTGATTTATCTGGATCTTCTGCAGATTGAACAATTAGCTGTCCAATTTCTTTGTGAAGTTTTCCCATTGTCATTGCCTCTGagtatgaaaaaaacaacaaacacacattcacataaaaaaaaccatctCTGTGATACCTAGAAATGCACATCAATCcaaaaatgaaagccaaaaGAACGAGACCTCTTCATGACTGCCATTTGAAATCTAGTGGTAAAGGCAGTAATTTGATATATCAACGGTCATGCCAGCACAGGCAAATTGTTGACCTCTGAAATGGCCCTAAGCCGATGATAAGGAGCAGCAAAGACAACAAGCAAAATATAAGCTTTCCTTTCAAATAGTCCTCAGTCTCCAAGTATTTAGTGCAGTTTTTCTAAAGACTCATGCGATATCTGTGTTCAGCTGAATGGCTCTTCTGTATGTTTGTCTAACATGGATGTTTTAAAATCTCAATTGTACATTCGTGGGAAGACACAGCATGTCTTTCCAAATTCCAACTTTCACCAGTCCTTCATGGTCTCAATAAAATTGAAAGACAGAAGCTTACATACTGACTGTTCGTAATCTGGATGGAAGAAGGATCAAGACTACTTGACCTACAGTGAGGCTCAGCAATTACTATCAACTCTGGAACAAACAGCctctaaatccaaaacataaaaagcaacCAACCTTTTACTGCAGGGGAAATAGTGATCTCACCATCTGCCAAATTCACATACACATCATAGAGGTCTGGTCTACTGTTCACTTCAGAATCTGTAAATCCAGCAATGTAACCTAGAGAGCAGAATTTTAAGCGAGATTGAGATCTTcataaccaaaacaaaaccaagatactgcagaaaaatcacagtCCTAAAATCTGTTCTTAGAGTATTTGACACAACAGTCATTGGACCCAGGAGGCTGCCCTCTTGATAACATCAGTCATTTAACAAGCATATCCAGCAGAATGCTTCACTTTGAAGGAACTTAAAAATCTACTTCTAAAATTGCCTTGAACACGGATGAACCATGAACACCACATGCAATATAAAAAGGTTATCAATTTGAAGTTTTAAACTCTCTTCCTACCTTGCTACTAAAATTATTCACttacaaatgaaaaagccaCCAAACTTCCTCTTTAAAAGAATCTCCACTCCAGAGCCCGTTGTCACTAGGTTAGTATTAGATTGgaacagagaaataaacccaGTAGATTTTTTTACTCATAGCATACCAGGTGAGCAACCTTagagcagcttttctttgtgaaaaatgtttagTGAGCTGAAACAAGAAATACTGAAGATGAGTAGTCTTCTTGCTCGTTATTCTGCATAGAGAAGCCTCTTAATTGCCACACGATGTGTCATGATAACCTTTGCATAAACCAAGGGCCTCTTCCTGGATTATGCGTTAAGCACTATGCATACACAACGTGTCACACAGATCAAACTCCTACATAGCTGGTAAGGTCTACCTGTGATTAGAAGCCACAGACTTCACTGGCAGCAATCGGAATAAAAATTTGGAACTCCAGAGttagaactggaaaaaaaatatcctaaaaaTTCAGTTACTAGCTATGTGtagaagctgggaaaaaaagcagcttatcAAAAGTAAGCCAATCCCTCTGATCACAACatcaaaaaaatctcaaagcTGCTGTGTATCTGTGATTAGGGGTAGACTGATGTGGATCCACCCAGAAACACCAGATTAACTAGTTATCTTCTAACATACTTGTTTAGTTGACCTGccttttcctaaagaaaatgATGCTGCTTAACTTTGAACAACAGTATTAATAGTAAAgtaaccatttttttcccaccaaAGGGCACTGGTGCAAGACCTTGcagcaataaaaccagaaattttctttgcatttttgatTAATAAATATCACTACCTGTGCAGGCTTTTAAGGCTTCCACTTCCTCCTCATTTAGATGTACATATGAATGAAGAATTGACCAGTCTTGTCGATGCCACACTAAAGCAGGCAAAGTCCTAGGAAATCAGGTTGGTACTTGACACACAGTAGATTTATACTGACAATTAATATTTCACAGTATGCAGTGCATGTCATAAGAAAGAACTACTATGACTAGGTCTCATTTGGCATGCATATACATGAACTACAGAGATTTCTACTATCAGTGCAAGCAGAGTTCACTCATTCTACAGTTACACTTCTCCAAACATAATGGCTAAAGCCTTAAGAAGGGTTTAGCAGGATTTCAATAAATGGgtttaagaaaagattttttccctaaaatatGGGCATTTCTTTCAATGAAGGTTCAAAATTTGTTGGACTTTTAGGGATGAGTGGAGAGGTAGGAATTGCCAAAGTACCTGGTAAACTCCTGGATAGCTTCTATTCTAGGATGGTACACTACAATTCTCTTCTTTAACATCAGTGCTGTATATA
Proteins encoded in this region:
- the DENND10 gene encoding DENN domain-containing protein 10 isoform X2, whose amino-acid sequence is MAKDFNPEKYAAFTRILCRIYLKHGSPVKMMESYIAVLTKGICQSEENGSFLSKDFDARKAYLAGSIKDIVSQFGMETVILYTALMLKKRIVVYHPRIEAIQEFTRTLPALVWHRQDWSILHSYVHLNEEEVEALKACTGYIAGFTDSEVNSRPDLYDVYVNLADGEITISPAVKEAMTMGKLHKEIGQLIVQSAEDPDKSDSQVIKDISVKTKEILATLASLTEVSDGNEKPTLNSEALKLKRFPPATENFLFHLAAAEQMLKI
- the DENND10 gene encoding DENN domain-containing protein 10 isoform X1; the protein is MAELEAQLLLAVGLIEKDTNGDALWVWCYPSVTAELRSLLLRKCCLTDENKLLHTFVFGQYKRSWFYITTVEVQDSPALKKVTHFSIVLMAKDFNPEKYAAFTRILCRIYLKHGSPVKMMESYIAVLTKGICQSEENGSFLSKDFDARKAYLAGSIKDIVSQFGMETVILYTALMLKKRIVVYHPRIEAIQEFTRTLPALVWHRQDWSILHSYVHLNEEEVEALKACTGYIAGFTDSEVNSRPDLYDVYVNLADGEITISPAVKEAMTMGKLHKEIGQLIVQSAEDPDKSDSQVIKDISVKTKEILATLASLTEVSDGNEKPTLNSEALKLKRFPPATENFLFHLAAAEQMLKI